From a region of the Solanum stenotomum isolate F172 chromosome 2, ASM1918654v1, whole genome shotgun sequence genome:
- the LOC125855707 gene encoding premnaspirodiene oxygenase-like translates to MVMAGAETSSTTLIWAFSEMIKNPVVMAKAQLEVRETLKGKKTFEDIDTEELKYLKLVIKETLRGNNFEFIPFGAVRRMCPGKLSGLATVGHSLAKLLYHFDWKLLDGVSVDDFDMTEAEGVAACRKNDLCLITTPFDLS, encoded by the exons ATGGTCATGGCAGGAGCCGAAACATCATCGACAACACTTATTTGGGCATTCTcagaaatgataaaaaatccAGTTGTTATGGCGAAAGCACAACTTGAAGTTAGAGAAACCTTAAAAGGAAAGAAGACATTTGAAGATATCGATACAGAGGAGTTGAAGTATTTGAAATTAGTGATTAAAGAAACACTAAG AGGAAATAACTTTGAGTTTATTCCGTTTGGTGCAGTAAGAAGAATGTGTCCAGGAAAGTTATCCGGTTTAGCTACTGTAGGGCATTCTTTAGCTAAGTTGTTGTATCACTTCGATTGGAAACTTCTTGATGGAGTTAGTGTTGATGATTTTGATATGACTGAAGCAGAAGGAGTAGCTGCCTGTAGAAAGAATGATCTTTGTTTGATTACTACTCCTTTTGATCTCTCTTAA